From one Gossypium hirsutum isolate 1008001.06 chromosome D08, Gossypium_hirsutum_v2.1, whole genome shotgun sequence genomic stretch:
- the LOC107909035 gene encoding uncharacterized protein isoform X4, translating into MAPRTWCCGSFLSVIRISTISEYDLGGEGDLFKAPEPIIEEPNLGLDPMTAAISLISCGEDVITSQGLKAADIESIQYEQLLEVLYECEKDMMAKAAMETPLSEVLDIKIPVVKINENQHLENKVLSDIPFQKSVSSSCLRSMEWSQGAVIKPNFLDFPGMDFGSVYGMRRAFSEGDIQTLGNGNGSVICSPLERPIMISCCSTEDRREKLSRYRNKKTKRNFGRKIKYACRKALADSQPRIRGRFAKTEESDNSKRQ; encoded by the exons atggcTCCTCGTACATGGTGTTGTGGATCCTTTCTTAGTGTAATAAGG ATTTCCACAATATCCGAGTATGACCTTGGAGGAGAAGGTGATCTGTTCAAAGCTCCAGAGCCAATCATTGAAGAACCAAATCTGGGGCTTGATCCCATGACTGCTGCCATCTCATTAATCTCATGTGGTGAAGATGTCATTACTTCCCAAGGACTTAAGGCTGCTGATATTGAATCAATCCAATATGAGCAACTTTTAGAGGTTCTCTATGAGTGTGAAAAGGATATGATGGCAAAAGCAGCTATGGAAACACCACTGTCCGAGGTCCTTGATATCAAGATTCCTGTTGTGAAGATCAATGAAAACCAACATCTTGAAAACAAAGTGCTCTCTGATATCCCATTTCAGAAAAGTGTCAGCTCGAGTTGCTTAAGGTCAATGGAGTGGTCGCAAGGAGCTGTAATCAAGCCTAACTTTCTGGATTTTCCTGGAATGGATTTTGGTTCTGTTTATGGAATGAGGAGAGCTTTTAGTGAAGGAGATATACAG ACTCTTGGCAATGGGAATGGGAGCGTCATCTGTTCTCCTCTTGAGCGACCAATAATGATCAGCTGCTGTTCTACTGAAGATCGAAGGGAAAAGCTTTCCAGATACAGGAATAAGAAGACCAAGAGGAACTTTGGAAGGAAAATCAAG TACGCTTGCAGGAAGGCTCTTGCTGACAGTCAACCAAGGATCCGTGGAAGGTTTGCAAAGACTGAAGAATCTGACAACTCCAAGAGGCAGTAA
- the LOC107909035 gene encoding uncharacterized protein isoform X3, with the protein MAPRTWCCGSFLSVIRNNLVQISTISEYDLGGEGDLFKAPEPIIEEPNLGLDPMTAAISLISCGEDVITSQGLKAADIESIQYEQLLEVLYECEKDMMAKAAMETPLSEVLDIKIPVVKINENQHLENKVLSDIPFQKSVSSSCLRSMEWSQGAVIKPNFLDFPGMDFGSVYGMRRAFSEGDIQTLGNGNGSVICSPLERPIMISCCSTEDRREKLSRYRNKKTKRNFGRKIKYACRKALADSQPRIRGRFAKTEESDNSKRQ; encoded by the exons atggcTCCTCGTACATGGTGTTGTGGATCCTTTCTTAGTGTAATAAGG AACAACCTGGTTCAGATTTCCACAATATCCGAGTATGACCTTGGAGGAGAAGGTGATCTGTTCAAAGCTCCAGAGCCAATCATTGAAGAACCAAATCTGGGGCTTGATCCCATGACTGCTGCCATCTCATTAATCTCATGTGGTGAAGATGTCATTACTTCCCAAGGACTTAAGGCTGCTGATATTGAATCAATCCAATATGAGCAACTTTTAGAGGTTCTCTATGAGTGTGAAAAGGATATGATGGCAAAAGCAGCTATGGAAACACCACTGTCCGAGGTCCTTGATATCAAGATTCCTGTTGTGAAGATCAATGAAAACCAACATCTTGAAAACAAAGTGCTCTCTGATATCCCATTTCAGAAAAGTGTCAGCTCGAGTTGCTTAAGGTCAATGGAGTGGTCGCAAGGAGCTGTAATCAAGCCTAACTTTCTGGATTTTCCTGGAATGGATTTTGGTTCTGTTTATGGAATGAGGAGAGCTTTTAGTGAAGGAGATATACAG ACTCTTGGCAATGGGAATGGGAGCGTCATCTGTTCTCCTCTTGAGCGACCAATAATGATCAGCTGCTGTTCTACTGAAGATCGAAGGGAAAAGCTTTCCAGATACAGGAATAAGAAGACCAAGAGGAACTTTGGAAGGAAAATCAAG TACGCTTGCAGGAAGGCTCTTGCTGACAGTCAACCAAGGATCCGTGGAAGGTTTGCAAAGACTGAAGAATCTGACAACTCCAAGAGGCAGTAA
- the LOC107909035 gene encoding uncharacterized protein isoform X2, which translates to MYAETGLFFPYMQKFSEDFQQFIDYCKSQKPNASRISTISEYDLGGEGDLFKAPEPIIEEPNLGLDPMTAAISLISCGEDVITSQGLKAADIESIQYEQLLEVLYECEKDMMAKAAMETPLSEVLDIKIPVVKINENQHLENKVLSDIPFQKSVSSSCLRSMEWSQGAVIKPNFLDFPGMDFGSVYGMRRAFSEGDIQTLGNGNGSVICSPLERPIMISCCSTEDRREKLSRYRNKKTKRNFGRKIKYACRKALADSQPRIRGRFAKTEESDNSKRQ; encoded by the exons ATGTATGCAGAAACAGGGCTGTTTTTCCCTTACATGCAGAAATTTTCTGAAGATTTTCAGCAGTTCATAGATTACTGCAAATCCCAGAAACCCAATGCTTCCAGG ATTTCCACAATATCCGAGTATGACCTTGGAGGAGAAGGTGATCTGTTCAAAGCTCCAGAGCCAATCATTGAAGAACCAAATCTGGGGCTTGATCCCATGACTGCTGCCATCTCATTAATCTCATGTGGTGAAGATGTCATTACTTCCCAAGGACTTAAGGCTGCTGATATTGAATCAATCCAATATGAGCAACTTTTAGAGGTTCTCTATGAGTGTGAAAAGGATATGATGGCAAAAGCAGCTATGGAAACACCACTGTCCGAGGTCCTTGATATCAAGATTCCTGTTGTGAAGATCAATGAAAACCAACATCTTGAAAACAAAGTGCTCTCTGATATCCCATTTCAGAAAAGTGTCAGCTCGAGTTGCTTAAGGTCAATGGAGTGGTCGCAAGGAGCTGTAATCAAGCCTAACTTTCTGGATTTTCCTGGAATGGATTTTGGTTCTGTTTATGGAATGAGGAGAGCTTTTAGTGAAGGAGATATACAG ACTCTTGGCAATGGGAATGGGAGCGTCATCTGTTCTCCTCTTGAGCGACCAATAATGATCAGCTGCTGTTCTACTGAAGATCGAAGGGAAAAGCTTTCCAGATACAGGAATAAGAAGACCAAGAGGAACTTTGGAAGGAAAATCAAG TACGCTTGCAGGAAGGCTCTTGCTGACAGTCAACCAAGGATCCGTGGAAGGTTTGCAAAGACTGAAGAATCTGACAACTCCAAGAGGCAGTAA
- the LOC107909035 gene encoding uncharacterized protein isoform X1, with protein sequence MYAETGLFFPYMQKFSEDFQQFIDYCKSQKPNASRNNLVQISTISEYDLGGEGDLFKAPEPIIEEPNLGLDPMTAAISLISCGEDVITSQGLKAADIESIQYEQLLEVLYECEKDMMAKAAMETPLSEVLDIKIPVVKINENQHLENKVLSDIPFQKSVSSSCLRSMEWSQGAVIKPNFLDFPGMDFGSVYGMRRAFSEGDIQTLGNGNGSVICSPLERPIMISCCSTEDRREKLSRYRNKKTKRNFGRKIKYACRKALADSQPRIRGRFAKTEESDNSKRQ encoded by the exons ATGTATGCAGAAACAGGGCTGTTTTTCCCTTACATGCAGAAATTTTCTGAAGATTTTCAGCAGTTCATAGATTACTGCAAATCCCAGAAACCCAATGCTTCCAGG AACAACCTGGTTCAGATTTCCACAATATCCGAGTATGACCTTGGAGGAGAAGGTGATCTGTTCAAAGCTCCAGAGCCAATCATTGAAGAACCAAATCTGGGGCTTGATCCCATGACTGCTGCCATCTCATTAATCTCATGTGGTGAAGATGTCATTACTTCCCAAGGACTTAAGGCTGCTGATATTGAATCAATCCAATATGAGCAACTTTTAGAGGTTCTCTATGAGTGTGAAAAGGATATGATGGCAAAAGCAGCTATGGAAACACCACTGTCCGAGGTCCTTGATATCAAGATTCCTGTTGTGAAGATCAATGAAAACCAACATCTTGAAAACAAAGTGCTCTCTGATATCCCATTTCAGAAAAGTGTCAGCTCGAGTTGCTTAAGGTCAATGGAGTGGTCGCAAGGAGCTGTAATCAAGCCTAACTTTCTGGATTTTCCTGGAATGGATTTTGGTTCTGTTTATGGAATGAGGAGAGCTTTTAGTGAAGGAGATATACAG ACTCTTGGCAATGGGAATGGGAGCGTCATCTGTTCTCCTCTTGAGCGACCAATAATGATCAGCTGCTGTTCTACTGAAGATCGAAGGGAAAAGCTTTCCAGATACAGGAATAAGAAGACCAAGAGGAACTTTGGAAGGAAAATCAAG TACGCTTGCAGGAAGGCTCTTGCTGACAGTCAACCAAGGATCCGTGGAAGGTTTGCAAAGACTGAAGAATCTGACAACTCCAAGAGGCAGTAA
- the LOC107909035 gene encoding uncharacterized protein isoform X5 produces the protein MIKISTISEYDLGGEGDLFKAPEPIIEEPNLGLDPMTAAISLISCGEDVITSQGLKAADIESIQYEQLLEVLYECEKDMMAKAAMETPLSEVLDIKIPVVKINENQHLENKVLSDIPFQKSVSSSCLRSMEWSQGAVIKPNFLDFPGMDFGSVYGMRRAFSEGDIQTLGNGNGSVICSPLERPIMISCCSTEDRREKLSRYRNKKTKRNFGRKIKYACRKALADSQPRIRGRFAKTEESDNSKRQ, from the exons ATGATCAAG ATTTCCACAATATCCGAGTATGACCTTGGAGGAGAAGGTGATCTGTTCAAAGCTCCAGAGCCAATCATTGAAGAACCAAATCTGGGGCTTGATCCCATGACTGCTGCCATCTCATTAATCTCATGTGGTGAAGATGTCATTACTTCCCAAGGACTTAAGGCTGCTGATATTGAATCAATCCAATATGAGCAACTTTTAGAGGTTCTCTATGAGTGTGAAAAGGATATGATGGCAAAAGCAGCTATGGAAACACCACTGTCCGAGGTCCTTGATATCAAGATTCCTGTTGTGAAGATCAATGAAAACCAACATCTTGAAAACAAAGTGCTCTCTGATATCCCATTTCAGAAAAGTGTCAGCTCGAGTTGCTTAAGGTCAATGGAGTGGTCGCAAGGAGCTGTAATCAAGCCTAACTTTCTGGATTTTCCTGGAATGGATTTTGGTTCTGTTTATGGAATGAGGAGAGCTTTTAGTGAAGGAGATATACAG ACTCTTGGCAATGGGAATGGGAGCGTCATCTGTTCTCCTCTTGAGCGACCAATAATGATCAGCTGCTGTTCTACTGAAGATCGAAGGGAAAAGCTTTCCAGATACAGGAATAAGAAGACCAAGAGGAACTTTGGAAGGAAAATCAAG TACGCTTGCAGGAAGGCTCTTGCTGACAGTCAACCAAGGATCCGTGGAAGGTTTGCAAAGACTGAAGAATCTGACAACTCCAAGAGGCAGTAA